The Clostridiaceae bacterium HFYG-1003 genome includes a window with the following:
- a CDS encoding S8 family serine peptidase: MKRLLSFLIAGVMLFGSIPAFAENQSAAGVSPSLTFGQAEVDPLIASEFKKGNKHIPIVVYMKDSLDKQQLSTQALAKGMDRHSAVVDGLKSTAFRAQQGLLQNLNEKVKQGTVEDVRSFYVANVVALDATETVVNELSKRSDVKKILFDRVIPLEVPEIVPSDPEIRTSDERIEWNISKIGADVLWEEGITGKGITVGIIDSGVDGTHPALARKWKGAGQANPSDYWIDCVAGKPLPYDELSVPHGTHVTGTILGSEADGSNQIGVAPDAQWIAAKAFNADGGSIAGLIKAGQFMLEKKPDIVNNSWGGNPGKDDFYVDVVNSWVAAGITPVFAAGNANSQVPQVPGSIGNPANYMNVLAIAATDKDDVLGNFSLLGPSPYDPTKIKPDLSAPGVNIRSSIAGGGYQSGWNGTSMATPHIAGVLALMKQVHNAEPNLFYEDILRNTAIPRTDDMFRQSPNMGYGYGVVDAYAAVHSAQQGQVGVIQGRVLAGSATPGETAISHEQLLKVGFTSSDLDLTAAVKDTVSVTKVKAVVTQGETVKEYEMKDISGDEKSGEYQILVPAEDLKEASLTYRFEATNFNGVVTKSPDYTMDIKFGMKAGYFENFEADPVGWFWDGDWELGTPAKGPGKAFSGENALATKLKDKYTGPANSTIITPPLDLRELDTAYLTFQHWIDTPTVLDYDHGRVFVTTDLGETWTQLEKTWKGQSTDWTEAGVNLSDYAGSETPVFVALDFFSDYGDQGDGWFIDDFSFKTSQGEVPSDVTGLKLEESTINYIKLAWDPVADVTLDHYRVERLNEWSGEYDVIAKVNATDYRDASIYSNKTYEYRVSAVDFSGKASAVPAKLTVDSLKSDEFFKAKFSNTWNTYFKTGGINSCWQYGEVEWNELDENAPSKPYNSNYVWGTNLTGDYRKRSDSYIQNETAFAIPAEGHAYLNFTHWYEIEEGNPAEYGVVQISVDGGETWTDLSEKYAGEKKVWSDVEISLDKYRGESNVLLRFTLLSDDLFQYPGWYISGVTAYSLPEAVEPLKEAEPVKEAAAPEKEEAEKKLPTQSLKLQSVQTAGIAPAVETAEPAAQAPVGATIRVVETGRYATSSARTGEYRLFHKVADQITLRAEAYGFEAQSLKFSLAADETKTVDFHLEPKATNKVTGVILDETSKKPIANAKVRVREDVRVAEVVTDANGRFELPRIYVGSYTLVVSHPDYLEGEKTVHVLADSATSAAVELKRFVGYEVVQSWDDGSGENFLVLGKNAGNVVLFEPGEFVKVKAIDVFFGKEGWPVPGGTSSSVAILRMNEDGTPIGFAAAPKPVEVKRGEWNTFDLSDMDFSTSGIFGLAVIQTTASEYSPAMALDTGGTDFVPQERSYVYSGGGLTPLSQLGVVGNMMIRARYAKSLENITLDNLNEVHYVNTRELPVSGSVQGDCSVNLYLDGRLAATVQTADRKFNTTLTLTGDRHELTATAMKDQKETTPTKPVTVIFDNAKPELNVTLPWDQTVQADRFLETTGKVFDANFDHLTIQGEPVEVESTGAFRHELILNNGSNVVVYQAVDKAGNVTEVRRNVEVKPVAQPTFEALSPLADTKVVAGDVVNLQAKAAKGTVSFQVSLSDVPDAAAWKSMTAADGVFTAQWTAPAIGLGSYYVHFRHQDGSVDKSYMAPGKIMVGTASVTQRIAGANRYATAAEVARMFGTSEKVYLVSGEKFADSVVAGPLARQNKAPLLLTKPESLTPETASALSFLKAKEVVIVGGELAVKPEVEASLKALGLTVTRIAGATRYETSALVAASMKQDGRFLVASGESLADAMAAGSYGLPILLSPAKTLDPKVAAVLDGAAEVTLLGGEKVLDAALPAQIKAGKVTRLAGTTRYETNVEILKHFAGTPEQVVLANGTSLADALTSAPLGLPVLLSTDKALPAAAKTYLEASTVRQVLILGGHLVISTELETTIQSLLKN, encoded by the coding sequence ATGAAACGACTATTATCATTCCTGATTGCAGGAGTTATGTTGTTTGGCTCGATTCCGGCATTTGCTGAGAATCAGTCGGCGGCAGGAGTCTCACCCTCTCTGACCTTTGGTCAGGCCGAGGTGGATCCGCTCATCGCCAGCGAATTTAAAAAAGGGAATAAGCACATTCCCATCGTTGTTTATATGAAAGACAGTCTGGACAAGCAGCAGCTTTCCACCCAGGCCCTGGCAAAAGGCATGGATCGGCACTCTGCTGTGGTGGATGGACTGAAAAGCACAGCATTCCGCGCTCAGCAGGGACTGCTGCAGAATCTGAACGAAAAGGTGAAACAGGGAACCGTAGAGGATGTCAGATCCTTCTATGTAGCCAACGTAGTTGCGTTGGATGCAACGGAAACCGTCGTCAATGAGCTGTCCAAGCGCAGCGACGTTAAAAAAATCCTGTTCGACCGGGTCATTCCGCTGGAAGTCCCGGAAATCGTTCCTTCCGATCCGGAAATCCGTACATCGGATGAACGCATCGAATGGAACATTTCCAAGATCGGCGCGGACGTCCTCTGGGAAGAGGGAATTACCGGAAAGGGAATCACCGTCGGAATCATCGACTCCGGTGTTGACGGAACTCATCCGGCCCTTGCCAGAAAATGGAAGGGAGCAGGCCAGGCCAATCCATCCGATTATTGGATCGATTGTGTTGCCGGAAAACCGCTGCCTTATGACGAACTGAGTGTTCCACACGGAACCCACGTCACCGGAACCATTCTGGGTTCAGAAGCCGATGGCTCCAACCAGATTGGTGTAGCTCCGGATGCTCAGTGGATTGCAGCTAAGGCGTTCAACGCTGATGGCGGTTCCATTGCAGGATTAATTAAGGCCGGCCAGTTCATGCTGGAGAAGAAGCCGGATATTGTAAACAACAGCTGGGGTGGAAATCCTGGTAAGGATGACTTCTATGTAGATGTTGTCAATAGCTGGGTCGCAGCAGGCATCACACCGGTATTTGCCGCCGGAAATGCCAACTCCCAGGTTCCGCAGGTTCCCGGTTCCATCGGAAACCCCGCAAACTACATGAACGTCCTGGCTATCGCGGCTACGGATAAGGACGATGTTCTGGGTAACTTCAGTTTGCTCGGACCTTCACCCTATGATCCGACCAAGATCAAGCCTGACCTGTCGGCGCCTGGCGTCAACATCCGTTCCTCCATCGCGGGCGGCGGATATCAGTCCGGATGGAACGGCACCTCCATGGCAACCCCTCACATCGCCGGTGTTCTGGCGCTGATGAAGCAGGTTCACAATGCAGAACCCAACCTCTTTTATGAGGACATCCTGAGAAACACCGCCATCCCGCGCACCGACGACATGTTCCGGCAGAGCCCCAACATGGGTTATGGCTATGGTGTCGTTGACGCCTATGCAGCCGTTCACTCGGCTCAGCAGGGACAGGTTGGAGTGATCCAGGGACGTGTTCTGGCTGGTTCAGCCACTCCGGGAGAAACAGCGATTTCTCATGAGCAGCTGCTGAAGGTTGGATTTACATCCAGCGACCTTGACCTGACCGCCGCGGTAAAAGATACTGTTTCTGTCACCAAGGTAAAAGCAGTAGTCACCCAGGGTGAAACGGTCAAGGAATATGAGATGAAGGATATTTCCGGCGATGAAAAATCCGGAGAGTATCAGATTCTGGTTCCGGCAGAAGACCTGAAGGAAGCCAGCCTGACCTATCGGTTTGAAGCAACAAACTTCAACGGTGTGGTTACAAAGAGCCCGGACTATACCATGGATATCAAATTTGGTATGAAGGCCGGATACTTTGAAAACTTTGAAGCCGATCCGGTCGGCTGGTTCTGGGATGGAGACTGGGAACTGGGAACACCCGCCAAGGGACCCGGCAAGGCATTCTCCGGTGAAAACGCACTGGCAACCAAATTAAAAGATAAATATACCGGCCCCGCCAACAGCACCATCATCACTCCTCCGCTTGATTTGAGAGAGCTGGATACGGCATATCTTACATTCCAGCACTGGATTGATACACCCACCGTTCTTGATTACGACCATGGCCGTGTGTTCGTCACGACTGATCTGGGAGAAACCTGGACGCAGCTGGAAAAAACTTGGAAGGGTCAGAGCACCGATTGGACCGAGGCCGGAGTTAACCTGAGCGATTACGCAGGAAGTGAAACCCCAGTCTTCGTTGCGCTGGACTTTTTCTCCGACTATGGAGACCAAGGAGATGGCTGGTTTATTGACGACTTCTCGTTCAAAACATCTCAGGGCGAAGTGCCATCGGATGTAACCGGACTGAAGCTTGAAGAATCAACGATCAACTACATTAAGCTGGCGTGGGATCCGGTGGCTGATGTCACCCTGGACCACTACCGCGTTGAGCGCCTGAATGAGTGGAGCGGTGAATATGACGTAATCGCCAAAGTGAATGCCACTGATTACAGAGATGCCAGCATCTACTCCAATAAGACCTATGAATACCGCGTGTCAGCCGTAGACTTCTCCGGCAAAGCATCGGCTGTTCCTGCCAAGCTGACTGTTGACTCACTCAAGAGCGACGAGTTCTTTAAAGCAAAATTCAGCAATACCTGGAATACGTACTTCAAAACCGGCGGAATCAATTCCTGCTGGCAGTACGGTGAAGTAGAATGGAACGAATTAGATGAAAACGCTCCATCCAAGCCGTACAATTCAAACTACGTTTGGGGAACCAATCTGACCGGCGATTATCGCAAACGGTCCGACAGTTACATCCAGAATGAGACTGCCTTCGCGATTCCCGCAGAAGGACATGCTTACCTGAACTTCACCCATTGGTATGAAATTGAAGAGGGTAATCCTGCCGAGTACGGTGTCGTACAGATTTCTGTCGATGGCGGAGAAACCTGGACCGATCTTTCAGAGAAGTACGCCGGAGAAAAGAAAGTCTGGAGTGATGTGGAAATTTCTCTGGACAAGTACCGTGGAGAATCCAACGTCCTGCTTCGGTTCACACTTCTTTCCGATGACCTGTTCCAGTATCCGGGCTGGTACATTTCCGGTGTAACTGCATACTCCCTGCCGGAAGCAGTTGAACCATTAAAAGAAGCAGAACCTGTTAAAGAAGCAGCAGCGCCTGAAAAAGAAGAGGCGGAGAAAAAACTGCCGACGCAGAGCCTGAAACTGCAGAGCGTTCAGACCGCTGGTATCGCACCGGCCGTTGAAACCGCCGAACCTGCTGCGCAGGCACCGGTAGGAGCAACCATCCGGGTCGTTGAAACGGGCCGATATGCTACCAGCTCCGCCCGGACCGGTGAATATCGCCTGTTCCACAAAGTGGCTGATCAGATCACACTGCGGGCAGAAGCTTATGGCTTTGAAGCGCAGTCCCTGAAGTTCTCACTGGCGGCTGATGAAACCAAGACCGTTGATTTCCATCTGGAACCCAAAGCCACCAACAAGGTGACTGGCGTCATTCTCGATGAAACCAGCAAAAAGCCGATTGCCAACGCGAAAGTCAGAGTCCGTGAGGACGTCCGCGTCGCGGAAGTGGTCACCGATGCCAACGGACGGTTCGAACTTCCCAGAATATATGTAGGAAGCTACACACTGGTTGTATCCCATCCGGATTACCTGGAAGGCGAAAAAACCGTGCATGTCCTGGCTGATTCAGCAACTTCTGCTGCCGTGGAACTGAAACGTTTCGTGGGTTATGAAGTGGTTCAGTCATGGGATGACGGTTCAGGAGAAAACTTCCTGGTCCTGGGCAAGAATGCCGGCAACGTGGTTCTGTTTGAACCCGGTGAATTTGTAAAAGTGAAGGCCATTGACGTATTCTTCGGAAAAGAAGGCTGGCCGGTACCCGGCGGTACTTCATCCTCTGTGGCCATCCTGAGAATGAATGAAGATGGAACACCCATCGGATTTGCCGCTGCTCCCAAGCCGGTTGAAGTCAAACGCGGCGAGTGGAATACCTTCGACCTGTCCGATATGGACTTCAGTACTTCAGGCATCTTTGGTCTGGCAGTAATTCAGACCACAGCCAGCGAATACTCACCGGCCATGGCGCTGGATACCGGCGGCACGGACTTCGTGCCTCAGGAACGCAGCTATGTCTACTCCGGCGGCGGACTGACTCCGCTGTCACAGCTGGGCGTAGTCGGAAACATGATGATTCGCGCCAGATATGCAAAATCTCTGGAAAATATTACACTGGACAACTTGAATGAAGTCCATTACGTCAACACCCGGGAACTTCCGGTTTCAGGAAGTGTTCAGGGCGACTGCTCCGTCAACCTGTACCTCGATGGCCGTTTGGCTGCCACCGTCCAGACCGCGGATCGCAAATTCAACACAACTCTGACCCTGACCGGAGACCGCCACGAACTGACGGCTACGGCGATGAAGGATCAGAAAGAAACGACCCCGACCAAGCCGGTTACGGTGATTTTCGATAACGCCAAACCTGAACTGAACGTCACCCTGCCCTGGGATCAGACCGTTCAGGCAGACCGTTTCCTGGAAACAACCGGAAAAGTATTTGATGCCAACTTTGACCATCTCACCATTCAGGGAGAACCGGTTGAAGTGGAATCCACCGGAGCCTTCCGGCATGAACTGATCCTGAACAACGGCAGCAATGTTGTCGTCTATCAGGCAGTCGACAAAGCCGGCAATGTGACGGAAGTACGGCGCAACGTGGAAGTTAAGCCAGTTGCTCAGCCGACCTTCGAAGCTCTCTCCCCGCTGGCTGATACCAAAGTGGTAGCAGGCGACGTGGTTAATCTGCAGGCGAAAGCTGCCAAGGGAACGGTTTCCTTCCAGGTCAGCCTGAGTGATGTGCCCGACGCGGCCGCATGGAAATCCATGACCGCGGCAGACGGTGTCTTCACCGCACAGTGGACAGCCCCGGCAATCGGTCTGGGAAGCTATTATGTTCATTTCCGTCATCAGGACGGTTCCGTCGACAAGAGCTATATGGCTCCTGGCAAGATCATGGTCGGAACCGCATCAGTTACACAGCGCATCGCCGGTGCCAACCGGTACGCGACGGCAGCGGAAGTTGCCCGCATGTTTGGCACAAGCGAAAAAGTCTACCTGGTCAGCGGTGAGAAATTCGCCGATTCCGTGGTAGCCGGACCTCTGGCCCGCCAGAACAAGGCACCGCTCCTTCTGACCAAGCCGGAATCACTGACCCCTGAAACCGCCTCGGCGCTTTCCTTCCTGAAAGCGAAGGAAGTCGTCATTGTCGGCGGAGAACTGGCTGTTAAGCCGGAAGTCGAAGCCAGCCTGAAGGCCCTGGGACTGACGGTTACCCGAATTGCCGGAGCTACCCGTTACGAAACTTCCGCTCTGGTCGCTGCTTCCATGAAGCAGGATGGCCGCTTCCTCGTTGCCTCCGGTGAAAGCCTGGCCGATGCCATGGCAGCCGGATCCTATGGACTGCCCATTCTGCTGAGCCCTGCCAAGACCCTGGATCCCAAGGTTGCCGCAGTCCTCGACGGAGCTGCCGAAGTGACTCTGCTCGGTGGTGAGAAAGTTCTGGATGCTGCCCTGCCGGCTCAGATTAAAGCGGGAAAAGTAACCCGTCTGGCCGGAACCACCCGTTATGAAACCAACGTGGAGATCCTCAAGCACTTTGCCGGAACTCCCGAACAAGTCGTTTTGGCAAACGGCACAAGCCTGGCAGACGCTCTGACCAGCGCTCCGCTGGGACTGCCTGTCCTGCTCAGCACGGACAAGGCACTGCCGGCAGCAGCCAAGACCTATCTTGAGGCTTCAACGGTCCGTCAGGTATTGATCCTGGGCGGTCATCTCGTCATCAGTACAGAACTGGAAACAACCATCCAGTCCCTGCTCAAAAATTAG
- a CDS encoding glutamine synthetase yields MKEERRFILPEEQNKEMLLRILDENPEIRFVSVAGVDLMGHETDEKIPVAVFRKDLDTFLNGTAVQTDGSSVILPGIATLNNAKIDMKLDCSVKWWIDRNVEHLDPETGKPVATIKIPCFLFHDGKAVDSRSILNRASSHFKAQVRQLLESHPESLLEMGITPGDIDRIDITAATELEFWVKTPDENRDMEELSVSQELKEQYWARTRGNVRTALEKTLLVMADYGLQPEMGHKEVGGVKSRLNQKGSLQGIMEQLEIDWRFDQAVQAADNEIMVKLIVKEVFRHMGMEVTFLAKPMEGVAGSGEHVHLGVMLTLKDGRNVNLFDGGRSHFMSRFGYAALMGLLNNYEIISPFIVQSNDAFRRLKKGYEAPICTVTSLGQTLEIPSRNRSILVGLIRDVENPLATRFELRSPNPHTNTYLAMTTVLQTMLHGMTWAVESGKTEDDLLKELSKAPGEEAQYLETERMYRSEEDVFTAFTDEERERYFGHFPATVWENVRHFELYAPKKEVLTQGGVLTEQLIDSFGLAVTSKWALELDHRIIPNFIKEIRSMKKLHHSVDSLDEKRWNRIHKLRQQLMVDEEDQLSVIGTIHQAILKKDYQTASDAQIRMYELMAELNGLYRRYRMNILD; encoded by the coding sequence ATGAAGGAAGAAAGACGATTTATTCTGCCGGAAGAACAAAACAAGGAAATGCTCCTTCGAATTCTGGACGAAAACCCGGAAATTCGATTTGTTTCAGTAGCCGGTGTGGATCTGATGGGACATGAAACCGACGAAAAGATACCAGTGGCCGTGTTCCGCAAGGACCTGGACACATTCCTGAACGGCACGGCGGTACAGACGGACGGATCCTCCGTTATCCTGCCTGGGATTGCCACGCTGAATAATGCCAAGATTGACATGAAGCTGGACTGCAGCGTGAAATGGTGGATCGACCGCAATGTAGAACATCTGGATCCGGAAACCGGCAAGCCGGTGGCCACGATCAAGATTCCCTGCTTTCTGTTCCATGATGGCAAGGCGGTTGACTCCCGTTCCATCCTGAACCGGGCGTCAAGCCATTTTAAAGCTCAGGTGCGTCAGCTGCTGGAGAGCCATCCTGAGTCGCTGCTGGAAATGGGAATAACTCCCGGAGACATTGACCGAATTGACATCACTGCTGCCACGGAGCTGGAGTTCTGGGTAAAAACACCGGACGAAAACCGGGACATGGAAGAACTCTCCGTTTCTCAGGAACTTAAGGAACAGTACTGGGCCAGAACCCGCGGCAATGTTCGCACCGCTCTGGAGAAGACGCTGCTGGTCATGGCTGATTACGGACTCCAGCCGGAAATGGGCCACAAAGAAGTAGGTGGCGTGAAATCCCGGCTGAACCAGAAAGGCTCGCTGCAGGGCATCATGGAACAGCTGGAAATCGACTGGCGGTTTGATCAAGCTGTTCAGGCAGCTGACAATGAAATCATGGTCAAGCTCATCGTCAAGGAAGTCTTCCGCCACATGGGAATGGAAGTCACTTTCCTGGCCAAGCCAATGGAAGGGGTGGCCGGATCCGGCGAACACGTCCATCTGGGTGTCATGCTTACTCTGAAGGATGGACGGAACGTCAATCTGTTTGACGGAGGCCGGTCTCACTTCATGTCGCGGTTTGGCTACGCTGCACTGATGGGACTCCTGAACAATTATGAAATCATCAGTCCGTTCATTGTCCAAAGCAATGATGCGTTCCGCCGACTCAAGAAGGGATATGAAGCCCCGATCTGTACAGTAACCTCCCTGGGTCAGACCCTGGAAATTCCGTCCCGTAACCGGTCCATTTTAGTCGGTCTGATCCGGGATGTGGAAAATCCCCTGGCTACCAGGTTTGAACTGAGATCACCCAATCCTCATACCAACACCTATCTGGCGATGACCACCGTGCTGCAGACCATGCTCCACGGCATGACCTGGGCGGTTGAATCCGGGAAGACGGAGGATGATCTGTTGAAGGAGCTGTCCAAAGCACCCGGAGAAGAGGCGCAGTACCTGGAGACAGAACGGATGTATCGTTCCGAGGAGGATGTCTTTACTGCCTTCACCGATGAGGAGCGGGAGCGCTATTTTGGCCATTTCCCGGCAACGGTCTGGGAGAACGTCCGCCATTTTGAACTGTATGCGCCCAAGAAAGAGGTCCTGACCCAGGGCGGTGTCCTGACGGAACAGCTGATTGATTCCTTTGGTCTGGCTGTCACTTCCAAATGGGCGCTGGAACTGGATCACCGGATCATTCCCAATTTCATCAAAGAAATCCGGAGCATGAAAAAACTGCACCACTCAGTGGATTCACTGGATGAAAAGCGGTGGAACCGGATCCACAAGCTGCGGCAGCAGCTGATGGTGGATGAAGAGGATCAGCTGAGCGTAATCGGCACGATTCACCAGGCGATTCTGAAGAAAGATTATCAGACAGCCTCCGATGCTCAGATCAGGATGTACGAACTGATGGCTGAATTAAATGGTTTGTATCGGCGGTACCGCATGAATATCCTGGACTGA